From Permianibacter aggregans, a single genomic window includes:
- a CDS encoding Do family serine endopeptidase, with translation MPAKFAPLLLICSLLLPLPATSAALPSEVDGQPLPSLAPMLEKISPGIVNIATTATVDRGVARDFFGFRYRLPPRKVNSLGSGVIVDAEKGLILTNHHVVGVADEITVTLFDNRELKATVVGSDKESDIAVLKVEAKNLIAVPMSDSDKLRVGDFVVAIGNPFSLGHTVTSGIVSALGRQGLGIEQYEDFIQTDAAINPGNSGGALVNLRGELVGINTAIVSPGGTGNIGIGFAIPINQAWNVLQQIMQFGEVRRGALGLSVNDMTRELAEALGVAQSSGVIVTTVSEGLPADKAGIKPYDIIVALNGRAIRNRGDWTNQLGLQPSESWVTVELLRDGKRMNIRAKLSASAIERIAGESIHPLLEGITLRNYLRRGEPAGVEITELQPRSRAAQYGLRSGDVLIGLGRYRVEDIGALKELAKGQRALPINVLRDDNTYLLVLK, from the coding sequence ATGCCGGCAAAATTCGCTCCCTTGCTGCTGATCTGTTCACTGTTATTGCCGTTGCCGGCAACCAGTGCTGCGTTACCCAGCGAAGTCGATGGTCAACCACTGCCGAGTCTGGCACCAATGCTGGAGAAAATCTCGCCGGGCATCGTCAATATCGCGACGACGGCCACGGTCGACCGTGGCGTCGCCCGTGATTTTTTCGGTTTTCGTTACCGACTGCCGCCGCGCAAGGTCAACAGCCTCGGCTCCGGCGTCATTGTTGACGCTGAAAAGGGCCTGATCCTGACCAACCACCATGTCGTTGGCGTTGCCGATGAAATCACCGTGACGCTGTTCGACAACCGCGAATTGAAAGCCACCGTGGTCGGCAGCGACAAGGAATCGGATATCGCCGTACTGAAAGTCGAGGCGAAGAACCTGATCGCCGTGCCAATGAGCGATTCCGACAAACTGCGCGTTGGCGATTTTGTCGTGGCCATCGGCAATCCGTTCAGTCTCGGTCACACCGTCACCAGCGGTATTGTTTCGGCGCTCGGCCGTCAGGGTCTTGGCATCGAACAATATGAAGATTTCATCCAGACCGATGCCGCGATCAACCCCGGAAATTCCGGTGGCGCGTTGGTCAATTTGCGTGGCGAACTGGTCGGTATCAATACCGCCATCGTCTCGCCTGGCGGCACCGGCAATATCGGCATCGGATTTGCCATTCCGATCAATCAGGCCTGGAACGTGCTGCAGCAGATCATGCAATTTGGCGAAGTACGGCGAGGCGCGCTGGGGCTTTCGGTCAATGACATGACCCGCGAGCTGGCCGAAGCGCTCGGCGTGGCGCAAAGCTCAGGCGTTATCGTCACCACGGTCAGCGAAGGCCTGCCAGCCGACAAGGCCGGAATCAAACCCTACGACATCATCGTCGCACTCAACGGCCGCGCCATCCGCAATCGCGGCGACTGGACCAATCAGTTAGGTCTACAGCCGTCAGAAAGTTGGGTCACCGTCGAATTGCTGCGCGATGGCAAACGCATGAACATCCGGGCGAAATTGTCGGCCAGCGCCATCGAGCGCATCGCCGGCGAAAGCATTCATCCTTTGCTGGAAGGCATCACGCTGCGCAATTATCTGCGTCGCGGTGAACCGGCCGGCGTGGAGATCACCGAGTTGCAACCGCGCTCACGCGCTGCGCAATACGGCTTGCGCAGCGGCGATGTGTTGATTGGCCTTGGCCGCTACCGGGTTGAAGATATTGGCGCCTTGAAAGAGCTGGCCAAAGGCCAGCGGGCGCTGCCGATTAATGTATTGCGGGATGACAATACCTACCTGCTGGTGTTGAAATAG
- a CDS encoding S1C family serine protease: MAWIRTIIGAVLAGLLPALLFIVLQAQWRDWHKPAPVTLPPAPINNAQYSYAPAVAKAAPSVVSIRTATQNKAEGKDRVSVGLGSGVIFRADGIIITNYHVIREADAIAIELRDGRTMRADVLGFDFLTDLAVLKVEPSDLPAIPRAPSMPRVGDVVLAIGFPVFLGQTVTVGIVSATERLERGFIRLLQTDAAINRGNSGGALINASGEWIGINSEVLPSQLGIQGIGFAIPADYVQRIVNDIIDHGRVIRGSIGFVGTGTLNEIRGEHDDNPYLNAVRVDKVDENGPAFAGGMRDGDLITHFNGQLIGGVTDLLNRIAETRPGTEIRLRVRREGSDLELPIVVAERPIDVPPPASEK, translated from the coding sequence ATGGCATGGATACGAACCATTATTGGCGCGGTGCTTGCCGGTTTGCTGCCAGCCCTGCTGTTTATTGTGCTGCAGGCGCAGTGGCGTGATTGGCACAAACCAGCGCCGGTCACTCTGCCGCCGGCGCCGATCAACAACGCCCAGTACTCCTATGCACCGGCCGTGGCCAAAGCCGCTCCATCGGTCGTCAGCATCCGTACCGCGACGCAAAACAAAGCCGAAGGCAAGGATCGGGTCTCGGTCGGTCTCGGCTCCGGCGTCATCTTTCGCGCTGACGGCATCATCATCACCAATTACCACGTCATTCGCGAAGCCGATGCCATTGCCATTGAATTGCGTGATGGCAGAACCATGCGCGCCGATGTGCTCGGCTTTGATTTCCTGACGGACCTGGCCGTGTTGAAAGTTGAACCCAGCGATTTGCCGGCTATTCCGCGCGCGCCATCAATGCCACGCGTTGGCGATGTCGTGCTGGCCATCGGTTTTCCGGTGTTTCTTGGCCAAACGGTCACGGTGGGTATCGTCAGTGCGACAGAACGACTGGAACGCGGATTTATTCGCCTGTTGCAAACCGATGCGGCGATCAATCGCGGCAACAGCGGCGGTGCTTTGATTAACGCTTCCGGCGAATGGATCGGCATCAACTCGGAAGTGCTACCTTCACAACTTGGTATTCAAGGCATCGGTTTTGCGATTCCGGCTGATTACGTGCAGCGCATCGTCAACGACATCATCGATCACGGCCGGGTCATTCGCGGTTCGATTGGTTTTGTCGGCACCGGCACGCTGAACGAAATTCGCGGTGAGCACGACGACAATCCTTATCTGAACGCCGTGCGGGTCGATAAAGTCGACGAGAACGGGCCCGCGTTTGCAGGAGGCATGCGTGACGGCGATTTGATCACGCACTTCAATGGCCAGTTGATCGGCGGTGTCACCGACTTGCTGAATCGTATTGCCGAAACCAGGCCCGGCACCGAAATTCGTTTAAGGGTGCGTCGCGAAGGCAGTGATCTAGAGCTGCCCATCGTTGTCGCCGAACGGCCAATCGACGTACCGCCTCCGGCGAGCGAGAAATAG
- a CDS encoding HD-GYP domain-containing protein: MTAKDVKLIDVQQLCIGLYVYLDLGWTEHPFPLNRFKISNDTQLAQLRQLGLRKIKYLPSRSDVEPLPMPDQPLTVVITDTESKPVDPEMLAKKMRQELLEAQQASLEQCEQHFSRAAHSWKRVMLNARMEPVESAQTASALANSLVRDIAGTHEVSIRLLSEKSGEESAVHPLNVTILSALLGNSLGLSQESLTQVALGALLHDLGKTELTPRCRQRDQLSSALDIKHYQTHVDHGVQIAERMNLVPDVVAIIAQHHEWLNGQGFPAQLRGEAIAELSRVVAITNHYDNLCNASNPSQAVTPHDALALMYARQRDQFDLRMLTAFIKMMGVYPPGSVVQLSDERYALVTSVNANRPIKPQVLIHDEGVPVHAAILVNLDEVDELSITRSLKPTQLPRAVYDYLSPRMRMCYYFERLREPPVATNE, translated from the coding sequence ATGACGGCGAAAGACGTAAAACTGATTGATGTTCAGCAACTGTGCATAGGGCTCTACGTGTATCTGGATCTTGGCTGGACCGAGCATCCATTCCCGCTGAACCGTTTCAAGATCAGCAATGACACCCAGCTGGCGCAACTGCGTCAGCTTGGCCTGCGCAAAATCAAATACCTGCCTTCGCGTTCCGATGTCGAGCCATTACCGATGCCCGATCAGCCATTGACGGTAGTCATCACTGATACTGAATCAAAGCCTGTCGATCCAGAAATGCTGGCAAAAAAAATGCGTCAGGAATTATTGGAGGCGCAGCAAGCCAGCCTTGAACAGTGCGAACAACATTTTTCCCGCGCGGCCCATTCCTGGAAGCGGGTCATGCTCAATGCCCGCATGGAGCCGGTCGAATCGGCGCAAACGGCGTCGGCGCTGGCTAATAGTTTGGTCCGCGATATTGCCGGCACGCATGAAGTCTCGATTCGCTTGTTGTCGGAAAAGTCTGGCGAAGAATCGGCCGTACACCCATTGAATGTCACCATCTTGTCGGCTCTCCTCGGTAACTCCTTGGGTTTGTCGCAGGAGTCTTTGACGCAAGTGGCGCTCGGTGCGCTGCTGCACGACTTGGGTAAGACCGAATTGACGCCGCGCTGCCGGCAACGCGACCAACTAAGTTCAGCGCTCGATATCAAGCATTATCAAACCCATGTCGACCATGGAGTGCAAATCGCCGAGCGGATGAATCTGGTGCCGGATGTCGTGGCCATCATTGCCCAGCATCACGAATGGTTGAACGGCCAGGGTTTTCCAGCACAATTGCGAGGGGAAGCGATTGCTGAGTTGTCACGCGTCGTGGCGATTACCAATCACTATGACAATCTCTGCAATGCCTCGAATCCTTCGCAAGCGGTCACGCCGCATGATGCCCTGGCGCTGATGTATGCACGCCAACGCGATCAGTTTGACTTACGCATGCTGACCGCGTTTATCAAAATGATGGGCGTGTATCCGCCAGGCTCAGTCGTGCAACTTTCCGATGAGCGTTATGCGCTGGTCACTTCGGTCAATGCCAATCGACCCATCAAACCGCAAGTGCTGATTCATGATGAAGGCGTGCCGGTACACGCGGCGATTTTAGTTAATCTTGATGAAGTTGACGAATTATCCATTACCCGCAGCCTGAAGCCGACACAATTGCCGCGTGCCGTCTACGATTACCTGTCACCACGGATGCGCATGTGTTACTACTTCGAGCGTCTGCGCGAACCACCGGTTGCGACCAATGAATAA
- the zapE gene encoding cell division protein ZapE — MQQTPVSLRYRQDLQNGVRMPDAAQAEAIKALSRVQKQLIQARSEQPGFFARLFGREQKAVQGLYLWGGVGRGKTYVMDLFFETLPGDRKQRLHFHRFMHWLHGELKKRKGEANPLQRIGEELCQRIDVLCFDEFFVTDIGDAMLLAGLLDTFFRNGLALVATSNIPPKELYKNGLARDNFLPAIALIEQHCQIMELDSGTDYRLRDLQTHGVYLRPDTPANEQILAQRFQMMDGLVHSSDTLIINDRAIHTRGWKDGVAWFDFNALCESARAQADYIEIAREFHTILISHVPQLSAKNDDAARRFISLVDEFYERKVKLSLVVAVPLDDIYIGDMLTFPFERTRSRLQEMQTEAYLTSAHIP; from the coding sequence ATGCAGCAAACGCCAGTTTCCCTACGTTATCGCCAGGACCTGCAAAATGGCGTGCGCATGCCGGATGCGGCGCAGGCCGAAGCAATCAAAGCGCTGTCACGAGTGCAAAAGCAACTGATTCAGGCACGTAGCGAGCAGCCCGGCTTCTTTGCCCGCCTTTTCGGCCGCGAGCAAAAAGCCGTACAGGGACTGTATCTCTGGGGCGGTGTCGGTCGTGGCAAAACCTATGTCATGGATTTGTTTTTCGAAACGCTGCCAGGAGACCGCAAACAACGTCTGCACTTTCACCGCTTCATGCATTGGTTGCATGGCGAACTGAAAAAGCGCAAAGGCGAAGCCAATCCGCTGCAGCGCATTGGCGAAGAATTATGCCAGCGCATCGATGTGCTCTGCTTCGATGAATTTTTCGTCACCGACATCGGTGATGCGATGCTGCTGGCTGGCTTGCTCGATACCTTTTTTCGCAACGGCCTGGCGCTGGTTGCGACCAGCAATATTCCGCCGAAAGAGCTGTACAAAAACGGCTTGGCCCGCGACAATTTTCTGCCGGCCATCGCGCTGATTGAACAGCACTGCCAGATCATGGAGTTGGACAGCGGCACTGACTATCGTCTGCGCGATCTGCAAACGCACGGTGTCTATCTGAGGCCGGACACGCCGGCAAACGAGCAAATCCTGGCCCAGCGTTTTCAGATGATGGATGGCCTGGTGCATTCGTCGGATACCCTGATCATCAATGATCGAGCCATTCATACCCGCGGCTGGAAAGACGGCGTCGCCTGGTTCGATTTCAACGCGCTCTGCGAGAGCGCCAGGGCGCAAGCGGACTACATCGAGATCGCCCGGGAATTCCACACGATATTGATATCCCATGTGCCGCAGTTATCAGCCAAGAATGATGACGCCGCCCGGCGTTTCATTTCGTTGGTCGATGAATTCTATGAGCGGAAGGTGAAGCTCAGTCTGGTCGTTGCGGTCCCGCTCGACGACATTTATATCGGCGACATGCTGACGTTTCCATTCGAGCGCACCCGCTCACGGTTACAGGAGATGCAAACCGAGGCCTATTTGACCAGTGCGCATATTCCTTAG
- a CDS encoding ZapG family protein, with product MDIRLLLLILGAVALIAFFIGRRTAPGGRAVHKLQKDLDGRAQELASYQQQMHQFMVDMQDELDRVSSAYRDLQAKVKDGSERFVAKRGIEQFLHQQAARLDARADNDEHGLQALVAEPASLEPPRDYSPVRGSLSQPKRAYA from the coding sequence ATGGACATTCGACTGCTGCTTCTGATTCTCGGTGCGGTCGCGCTGATCGCGTTTTTCATTGGTCGTCGCACGGCTCCTGGTGGTCGCGCGGTTCACAAACTGCAGAAGGATTTGGATGGACGGGCCCAGGAATTGGCCAGCTATCAACAACAGATGCACCAGTTCATGGTCGATATGCAGGATGAACTCGACCGCGTATCCAGTGCCTATCGCGATTTGCAGGCCAAGGTAAAAGATGGCAGCGAACGTTTTGTTGCCAAACGCGGTATTGAGCAGTTTCTGCACCAACAAGCCGCTCGCCTGGATGCCCGCGCCGATAACGATGAGCATGGCTTGCAAGCCTTGGTCGCCGAGCCGGCCTCGTTGGAGCCGCCGCGCGATTATTCCCCGGTGCGCGGTTCATTAAGCCAGCCAAAACGCGCCTACGCTTGA
- a CDS encoding alpha/beta hydrolase, which yields MSASETRHVIDGPTGPLELKHLHAEGEPRFLAVVCHPHPLHGGTMENKVVYTLSRLLSGLGGEVVRFNFRGVGKSAGEFEQGIGETQDLQAASKWLREQFPQIKPFWLAGFSFGAFVSTISAKELNAEQLISIAPAVTRFDFSQHPMPECPWTIVMGDADEVVDPKTVFEWAETLPDNARLIKMDGAGHFFHGRLVELREKLEAVLPKGD from the coding sequence GTGTCTGCCAGCGAAACCCGCCATGTCATCGACGGCCCGACCGGGCCTTTGGAACTCAAACACCTGCACGCCGAAGGCGAGCCGCGCTTTCTGGCTGTCGTTTGTCATCCGCATCCCTTGCACGGCGGCACGATGGAGAACAAGGTGGTCTACACCTTGAGTCGGTTGCTGTCGGGGCTCGGCGGAGAAGTGGTCCGCTTCAATTTTCGCGGTGTCGGCAAAAGCGCAGGTGAATTTGAGCAGGGCATTGGTGAGACGCAGGATTTGCAGGCAGCAAGCAAATGGTTGCGTGAGCAATTCCCGCAAATCAAACCATTCTGGTTGGCGGGTTTTTCGTTCGGCGCCTTCGTTTCGACGATCAGTGCCAAGGAACTGAATGCCGAGCAACTAATCAGCATCGCGCCTGCTGTCACCCGTTTCGATTTCAGTCAACACCCGATGCCGGAATGTCCCTGGACTATCGTCATGGGCGATGCTGATGAAGTCGTCGACCCGAAAACCGTGTTCGAGTGGGCCGAAACGCTGCCCGACAATGCCCGCCTAATCAAAATGGATGGTGCCGGCCATTTCTTCCATGGTCGCTTGGTCGAGCTGCGTGAAAAGCTCGAAGCGGTTTTACCGAAGGGCGATTGA
- the chrA gene encoding chromate efflux transporter, with protein MRFFVKPLLFYNKGVLRPVSNRPSAIPFREAAAFWLKLGLISFGGPAGQIAIMHQELVERRRWVREPDFLHALNYCMMLPGPEAQQLATYLGWLMHGRWGGIVAGGLFVLPALVILVALSWIYVRFGQQPIIAALFYGIKPAVVAIIFHACWRIGKRTLHHPMLMALAAAAFVGIFFLQLPFPLIIFAAGVMGWLGAHYRPAIFSPVHQQENDPPPTATTGSLRASPLRSLAYGVVLWAVPMLALLWWFGGEHVFSQMAWFFTKAALLTFGGAYAVLPYVQQAAVDHYAWLSANQMIDGLALGETTPGPLIMVVVFVAYLGGYGSQVWGEAGSALAGTTAALITTWFTFLPSFLFVLLGAPIIEKTRGIGKVTGPLTAITAAVVGVMVNLGVYFAQWSIFANQTLDIYTLLVSLVALLLLVKQWLGVIPLIAVSALAGVIYRLVF; from the coding sequence ATGCGCTTTTTCGTCAAACCGCTGCTTTTCTATAACAAAGGAGTCTTGCGTCCCGTGTCCAACCGCCCTTCCGCCATCCCGTTTCGCGAGGCTGCCGCGTTTTGGCTGAAACTTGGTCTGATCAGTTTTGGCGGCCCGGCTGGGCAAATCGCCATCATGCATCAGGAGCTGGTCGAGCGCCGACGCTGGGTGCGCGAGCCCGATTTTCTGCACGCATTGAACTACTGCATGATGCTGCCGGGACCGGAAGCACAGCAGCTTGCCACCTATCTTGGCTGGCTGATGCACGGTCGTTGGGGTGGCATCGTCGCCGGTGGGTTGTTCGTGTTGCCGGCGTTGGTGATTCTGGTGGCGCTGTCCTGGATTTATGTGCGTTTTGGCCAGCAGCCAATCATCGCGGCGCTGTTCTACGGCATCAAGCCAGCGGTCGTCGCCATTATTTTTCATGCCTGCTGGCGCATCGGCAAACGCACGCTGCATCACCCTATGCTGATGGCCTTGGCCGCTGCGGCATTCGTCGGCATCTTTTTTCTGCAGTTGCCGTTCCCGCTGATTATTTTTGCCGCTGGTGTCATGGGTTGGCTTGGTGCCCATTACCGGCCGGCGATTTTTTCTCCTGTGCATCAACAGGAAAACGACCCGCCTCCGACAGCAACAACCGGTTCACTGCGCGCATCGCCGCTGCGATCGCTGGCTTATGGTGTTGTGCTGTGGGCCGTGCCGATGTTGGCACTGCTCTGGTGGTTTGGCGGCGAGCATGTGTTCAGTCAGATGGCCTGGTTCTTCACCAAGGCTGCGCTGCTGACGTTTGGCGGTGCTTATGCGGTATTGCCGTATGTTCAGCAGGCTGCTGTTGATCATTATGCTTGGCTCAGCGCCAATCAAATGATTGACGGTTTAGCGCTCGGCGAAACAACGCCGGGACCACTGATCATGGTGGTGGTGTTTGTCGCCTATCTCGGTGGCTATGGCAGTCAGGTTTGGGGCGAAGCCGGCTCCGCATTGGCCGGCACGACGGCAGCACTAATCACCACCTGGTTTACGTTTTTGCCATCGTTTTTGTTCGTATTGCTCGGTGCGCCCATCATCGAAAAAACTCGCGGCATCGGCAAAGTGACCGGCCCGTTGACGGCAATTACCGCAGCGGTCGTCGGCGTTATGGTCAATCTCGGCGTCTATTTTGCGCAGTGGAGCATTTTTGCCAACCAGACGCTCGATATCTACACGCTGCTGGTTAGCCTCGTGGCGTTGTTATTGCTGGTCAAGCAATGGTTGGGCGTAATCCCATTGATTGCCGTGTCGGCGTTGGCCGGTGTTATTTATCGTTTGGTGTTTTGA
- a CDS encoding bifunctional diguanylate cyclase/phosphodiesterase, whose translation MNNTQQWNEWLHATLDAMLIVDVDTLMIVDANANAENLLGMTCARLQQQRITHFFPTPEDELFWQEVQRGNDETLQSETLLNGGDGCHATVLRKARPIQLDEQRHYLVALQDRSERKQIEQRLEAIIDELRATLESSVDGILVLDNEGSIRGFNKRFAELFKIPKALLTRRNDQAVLSWLQQLISHGGSQLLPWMPIDDQQIIATHDQVELHDGRVLEQISTPQFARGKSIGRYFSYRDITEKLANDHALALASQVFTAAPQAICVLTPAFDFDTSNPHCQRLLGFREGQEKLNLAAFMETEVTQSRLREWRDSLQQQNSWQGEVALQDRNGRRFPASLSLVRMPETAHHAERYVCFIQDLTPSKEAQRRIEELAYRDVLTGLPNRASLHERLGFMIEQAKRQHTPFALLFLDVDRFKIVNDALGHATGDLLLRAVSKRLQGCLRQVDMIARLGGDEFIVLLHETHERGAETFARRVLEAMQETFVINDMPFSLSISIGIALYPEDGGDNEELIRNADSAMYAVKERGRSDYRFYQPQMNVGLLSRMKLDQAMRAALEQQQFELHYQPQLCLQTQTITGVEALLRWPHPEHGFISPAQFIPIAEETGTIINLGRWVLRQACQQASLWHRDGKNLTVSVNVSALQFQQTGFVDSVHQALQEFALPPSMLELELTESVLINDVEDTQEKLSALKMLGVAISIDDFGTGYSSFGYLKRLPVSKLKIDRSFIAQVPDNENDSAIVTAMISMAKILGLQVVAEGVETSEQRHFLQLLRCDFLQGFLFSPAQKVEVIDALLRDSNSL comes from the coding sequence ATGAATAACACGCAGCAGTGGAATGAGTGGTTGCACGCCACGCTTGATGCGATGCTGATTGTCGATGTCGACACCTTGATGATCGTTGACGCCAATGCCAATGCTGAGAACTTGCTAGGCATGACCTGTGCGCGACTGCAGCAACAGCGCATTACTCATTTTTTTCCGACACCGGAAGACGAGCTATTCTGGCAGGAAGTGCAGCGCGGTAACGACGAAACCCTGCAGTCGGAAACGCTGCTGAATGGCGGCGATGGCTGCCATGCCACCGTGCTACGCAAAGCGCGACCGATACAATTGGATGAGCAGCGCCATTATCTGGTGGCGTTGCAGGACCGCAGCGAGCGCAAACAAATCGAGCAGCGATTGGAGGCCATCATTGATGAGCTGCGGGCAACGCTGGAGTCCAGCGTCGATGGCATTCTGGTGCTCGATAATGAAGGCAGTATCCGTGGTTTCAACAAGCGTTTTGCCGAGCTGTTCAAAATTCCGAAGGCGCTGCTGACCCGGCGCAACGACCAGGCCGTACTGAGTTGGCTGCAACAACTGATTAGTCACGGCGGCAGCCAATTACTGCCGTGGATGCCTATCGATGATCAACAAATCATTGCTACACACGATCAGGTCGAGTTGCATGATGGCCGAGTGCTCGAGCAGATCAGCACACCGCAGTTTGCCCGTGGCAAATCGATCGGCCGGTACTTTTCCTATCGTGATATCACCGAGAAACTGGCCAACGATCACGCACTGGCCCTGGCTTCGCAAGTGTTCACGGCCGCGCCACAGGCAATATGTGTGCTGACGCCGGCGTTTGATTTCGATACCAGCAATCCGCACTGCCAACGGCTGCTGGGATTTCGTGAGGGGCAGGAGAAGCTGAATCTCGCCGCGTTTATGGAAACGGAAGTCACGCAAAGCCGGTTGCGCGAATGGCGCGACAGCTTGCAACAGCAAAACAGTTGGCAAGGCGAGGTCGCGCTACAAGATCGCAATGGTCGTCGTTTCCCGGCCAGCCTGTCGTTGGTGCGGATGCCGGAAACCGCACATCATGCTGAACGATATGTGTGCTTCATCCAGGACCTGACGCCATCGAAAGAAGCGCAGCGCCGCATTGAGGAATTGGCCTATCGTGACGTGTTGACGGGGCTACCGAACCGCGCCAGCCTGCATGAACGTCTGGGTTTTATGATTGAACAAGCCAAGCGTCAACACACGCCGTTTGCGTTGTTATTTCTTGATGTCGATCGCTTCAAAATCGTCAATGACGCGCTCGGTCATGCCACCGGTGATTTGCTGCTGCGCGCGGTCAGCAAGCGGTTGCAGGGGTGTTTGCGGCAAGTGGATATGATTGCCAGGCTCGGCGGTGACGAGTTTATTGTATTGCTGCATGAGACCCACGAGCGCGGCGCCGAAACGTTTGCCCGCCGGGTGCTGGAAGCAATGCAGGAAACTTTTGTCATTAACGACATGCCGTTTTCACTAAGCATCAGCATCGGCATTGCGCTTTATCCGGAAGACGGCGGTGACAACGAAGAACTGATCCGCAATGCCGACAGTGCCATGTATGCGGTCAAAGAGCGCGGTCGCAGTGACTACCGTTTCTACCAGCCACAAATGAACGTCGGCTTGTTGTCACGAATGAAGCTGGACCAAGCGATGCGCGCCGCACTCGAACAGCAACAGTTCGAGCTGCACTATCAGCCGCAACTCTGCCTGCAAACGCAAACCATCACCGGTGTCGAGGCGTTGTTGCGCTGGCCGCATCCCGAGCACGGTTTTATTTCACCAGCACAGTTTATTCCGATCGCCGAAGAAACCGGCACGATCATCAATCTCGGTCGCTGGGTGTTGCGGCAAGCCTGTCAGCAAGCCAGCCTTTGGCATCGTGACGGCAAAAACTTGACGGTGTCGGTCAACGTCTCAGCCTTGCAGTTCCAGCAAACCGGTTTTGTTGATTCGGTGCATCAGGCCTTGCAGGAGTTTGCGCTGCCGCCTTCGATGCTGGAGCTGGAACTGACCGAGTCGGTGTTGATCAATGATGTTGAAGACACTCAGGAAAAGCTGTCGGCGTTGAAAATGCTCGGTGTCGCCATCTCCATCGACGATTTTGGCACCGGTTACTCCAGCTTTGGTTATCTGAAGCGACTGCCGGTATCGAAGCTAAAAATTGACCGCAGCTTTATTGCTCAAGTGCCCGATAACGAGAACGATTCCGCCATCGTCACCGCGATGATCTCAATGGCAAAAATTCTGGGATTGCAGGTCGTTGCCGAAGGCGTGGAAACTAGTGAGCAGCGGCATTTTCTGCAGTTGCTGCGCTGCGACTTTCTGCAGGGCTTTTTGTTCTCGCCGGCGCAGAAGGTCGAAGTGATCGACGCGCTGTTGAGGGACAGCAATAGCCTCTAG
- a CDS encoding HU family DNA-binding protein: MAAKKAKAVKKAPAAKAKAAPAKKAPAKKAAAPKAAMPTKGAITEKYGKTQIVTSLAESTGLNRKQVAAVIDGMSDLIGRHLDKKGAGEFVLPGLFKIATIRKPATKARKGINPFTKEEVVFKAKPARTVIKIRPLKKLKEMV, from the coding sequence ATGGCTGCCAAGAAAGCAAAAGCTGTAAAGAAAGCCCCGGCCGCAAAGGCCAAAGCCGCTCCGGCCAAAAAAGCTCCGGCCAAGAAGGCCGCCGCTCCGAAAGCCGCAATGCCAACCAAAGGTGCCATCACCGAGAAGTACGGCAAAACCCAAATCGTTACTTCGCTGGCTGAAAGCACCGGTCTGAACCGCAAACAAGTCGCCGCAGTCATCGACGGCATGAGCGATCTGATCGGCCGTCACCTGGACAAGAAAGGCGCTGGCGAATTCGTGCTGCCAGGCCTGTTCAAAATTGCCACGATCCGCAAGCCGGCCACCAAGGCCCGCAAAGGCATCAACCCGTTCACCAAAGAAGAAGTGGTGTTCAAGGCCAAGCCAGCGCGTACCGTGATCAAAATCCGTCCGCTGAAAAAGCTGAAGGAAATGGTTTAA